A stretch of Cyanobacterium sp. HL-69 DNA encodes these proteins:
- a CDS encoding Methionine synthase II (cobalamin-independent) — translation MFIDIAEIPMEKLGIYTLANDVVFDQLVALLNSIEKNVSPDIPICVIPFDNNLEKVKQEIQSRDNVNLFDNQESIRRWENFATEIWSKHPKANHTKQFWGKGHHHRFAAFDGAFDKFVFYDADSLAMKPLNKMFDKLNNYDFVFDDWEHRKPIETSALNIPLIEKTGIFNEDQIRPKLHCSSLFGSKKGIFNEEELSKLKYRLINDKEITWIPRWWDDAFLFNYLTLRCDRPLYNFTLSEDAQDRTGNCADADPFVNVDNVLYNEQGLKPIHRIHYMNYSSADFARLTQGYDTNIRYQEEFLYYRFLKNPEQKPKELKKRSLWQKVANKVNLIKKKFA, via the coding sequence ATGTTTATTGATATTGCCGAAATTCCCATGGAAAAATTAGGAATCTATACTTTAGCTAACGATGTGGTCTTTGATCAACTTGTTGCCTTATTGAATAGTATCGAAAAAAATGTTAGTCCCGATATTCCAATATGTGTTATTCCTTTTGATAACAATCTTGAGAAGGTAAAACAGGAAATACAATCAAGAGATAATGTCAATCTATTTGATAACCAAGAATCCATAAGGCGCTGGGAAAATTTTGCCACCGAAATATGGTCAAAACATCCAAAAGCAAATCACACTAAGCAGTTTTGGGGAAAAGGACATCATCACCGTTTCGCTGCCTTTGATGGGGCGTTTGATAAGTTTGTTTTTTATGATGCTGACAGCTTGGCGATGAAACCGTTGAATAAGATGTTTGACAAGTTAAATAATTATGACTTTGTCTTTGATGATTGGGAACATCGTAAACCTATAGAAACATCGGCTTTAAATATACCCTTAATTGAAAAAACTGGTATTTTTAACGAGGATCAAATTAGACCTAAATTACATTGTTCTAGTTTATTCGGCTCGAAAAAAGGAATTTTCAATGAGGAGGAATTATCGAAACTCAAATATCGATTAATTAATGATAAAGAAATTACTTGGATTCCCCGTTGGTGGGATGATGCTTTTTTGTTCAATTATTTAACTCTAAGGTGCGATCGCCCTTTATACAATTTTACATTAAGTGAAGATGCCCAAGATCGCACGGGTAACTGTGCTGATGCTGATCCTTTTGTCAATGTGGATAATGTGTTGTACAACGAGCAGGGGTTAAAACCTATCCATCGTATTCATTATATGAATTATTCTTCCGCAGACTTTGCTCGTTTAACGCAGGGATATGATACGAATATTCGTTATCAAGAAGAATTTTTATACTATCGTTTTTTGAAAAATCCTGAACAAAAACCAAAGGAGTTAAAGAAACGTAGCCTATGGCAAAAAGTAGCAAACAAAGTAAATTTAATAAAGAAAAAATTTGCTTGA
- a CDS encoding MurB family protein translates to MKIGIITYHFLYNFGANLQILATIKYLEKLGHQVCVLNYRPPELVEKYRKTVASIQAEAHQQFCDLYLPESPVCENQEALIKFATEAKFDVIISGSDAVLRLWQKNVREDTRFPNPFWLTWTEQVGVKRKGVLAASSMGTNYLTFPKEVRSGIREALKKMNYITIRDRWTKTLLSLISYNQYSLKLCPDPVIMLNEVFAIPEQYSQEAVAKRKEYILLSIYKDTVSKQWIKDFIETAHNKGLEVYSLPLPEYEVQGNFDKIIGFPLSPLEWYAWIQNAAAYVGVRFHPIVCALTNQVPFVALDQYEWGIKRRRDRILTKPLRPLLRFSSKTYDVCWSAKLTKYCLNPVQYNQLSPAQILDLATESINLQSNQSFIADSQESFIKTINKILLR, encoded by the coding sequence GTGAAAATTGGAATTATTACATATCACTTTTTATATAATTTCGGTGCCAATTTGCAAATCTTGGCAACTATCAAATATTTAGAGAAACTTGGTCATCAAGTATGTGTGCTTAATTATCGCCCCCCTGAATTAGTAGAAAAATATCGAAAAACCGTTGCATCAATACAAGCTGAAGCACATCAACAATTTTGCGATTTATATTTGCCAGAATCACCCGTTTGCGAAAATCAAGAAGCTCTTATTAAATTTGCCACTGAAGCCAAATTTGATGTAATTATTTCAGGAAGTGATGCTGTATTAAGACTATGGCAAAAAAATGTTCGAGAAGATACGAGATTTCCGAATCCTTTTTGGTTAACTTGGACAGAACAAGTTGGGGTAAAACGAAAGGGAGTTTTAGCAGCTAGTAGTATGGGTACCAATTATTTAACTTTTCCCAAAGAGGTAAGAAGTGGTATTAGAGAAGCTCTCAAGAAAATGAACTATATAACTATTAGAGATAGGTGGACAAAAACGTTACTTTCTCTCATTAGTTACAATCAATATTCCCTGAAACTTTGTCCAGACCCTGTAATAATGTTAAATGAAGTTTTTGCTATCCCCGAACAATATTCTCAAGAAGCAGTTGCAAAAAGAAAGGAATATATTCTATTAAGCATCTATAAAGATACCGTGTCGAAGCAGTGGATTAAAGATTTTATTGAAACCGCTCATAACAAAGGACTTGAAGTGTATAGTCTACCTCTACCTGAATATGAAGTACAGGGAAATTTTGATAAAATTATTGGATTTCCCCTATCACCTTTAGAGTGGTATGCTTGGATTCAGAATGCGGCAGCTTATGTCGGAGTTCGTTTTCATCCCATTGTTTGTGCTTTAACGAATCAAGTACCATTTGTGGCACTGGATCAGTATGAATGGGGTATCAAAAGACGTAGAGATAGAATCTTAACTAAACCTTTAAGACCATTACTCCGTTTTTCGAGTAAAACTTATGACGTTTGTTGGAGTGCTAAGCTTACAAAATATTGTTTAAATCCCGTTCAATATAATCAATTATCTCCAGCTCAGATATTAGATTTAGCAACCGAATCAATAAATTTGCAAAGCAATCAATCATTCATCGCAGACTCTCAAGAAAGTTTTATTAAAACGATCAATAAAATTTTACTAAGATAA
- a CDS encoding Glycosyltransferase, whose protein sequence is MNNPLVSVMITSYNQKDILPRAIDSVLSQTYKNLQIVIADDGSTDASQDLINQYYQRFPDQIKPILSPKNQGIPKNKNMGFRACDGDFITYLDGDDFYYPEKIEREIKVFKLEPSFGVVFSNFAFVNQNCSTSKYWKREDIFVPQGDIFIDVFSRNFPFWTLYRNELIRKELLEKINYYDENLIAYEDWDSRIRLSKIAKIGYSDYVGAAYVDDPKGISKTEKRQRLLQEMRYVMTKNSRLLNDLKLFEKIKVLRTLEIAILEREISCSPSLEKLFLTFKYVAITGNLKFFLNLIKQKIKSIMD, encoded by the coding sequence ATGAATAATCCTCTAGTTTCAGTAATGATAACCAGTTATAATCAAAAAGATATTTTACCTAGAGCCATAGATAGTGTGTTATCTCAAACTTACAAAAATCTTCAGATAGTTATTGCAGATGATGGTTCTACTGACGCTTCACAGGATTTAATTAATCAATATTATCAAAGGTTTCCTGATCAAATTAAACCTATACTATCTCCCAAAAATCAAGGTATTCCTAAAAATAAAAATATGGGCTTTCGAGCCTGTGACGGGGATTTTATTACTTATTTGGATGGAGATGACTTCTACTATCCTGAGAAGATAGAACGAGAAATAAAAGTTTTTAAGTTAGAACCATCTTTCGGTGTTGTCTTTTCTAACTTTGCTTTTGTGAATCAAAACTGCTCAACTTCCAAATATTGGAAAAGAGAGGATATTTTTGTACCCCAAGGAGATATTTTTATAGATGTTTTCTCTCGGAATTTTCCTTTTTGGACTCTTTACCGTAACGAGTTGATTAGAAAAGAACTTCTTGAAAAAATTAATTATTATGATGAAAATTTAATTGCCTATGAAGATTGGGATTCCAGAATTAGACTGAGTAAAATCGCTAAGATTGGCTATTCTGACTATGTTGGTGCAGCTTATGTTGATGATCCAAAAGGCATTTCCAAAACAGAAAAGCGCCAGCGTCTTCTTCAAGAGATGAGATACGTTATGACAAAAAATTCACGTCTATTGAATGATTTAAAATTATTTGAGAAAATTAAAGTATTAAGAACATTAGAAATAGCAATTCTTGAGAGGGAAATTTCTTGTTCCCCATCTTTAGAGAAATTATTTTTGACTTTTAAATATGTTGCTATTACTGGTAATTTAAAGTTTTTTCTGAATTTAATAAAACAAAAAATAAAGTCAATTATGGACTAA
- a CDS encoding Glycosyl transferase, family 2, translated as MMNRQQLPTISIVTPSFNQGNFLEATIESILSQKYPNLEYIIIDGGSTDDSVEIIKKYEKYLHFWCSEPDKGQYDAINKGFTHANGEIMAWLNSDDMYFPWTLKTVGSIMSELPEVEWLTTFLPGTWDYQGFSRGFQRISGYSKSAFLDGCYLPIHNYFLGWIQQESTFWRRSLWEKAGGYISTDLDLASDFELWSRFFSQAELYGTISPLGGFRKQANQKTSQMTKYMSEAKKSLIEYQELFHWRPNKFLTFLQEKKLYRIPKLNKIIKDNYGYVGKKVIRKDENLSSGYWQVQEYKFM; from the coding sequence ATGATGAACAGACAACAACTTCCTACAATATCTATTGTTACCCCTTCTTTTAATCAAGGGAACTTCTTAGAAGCGACTATCGAAAGTATACTATCGCAGAAATATCCGAACCTAGAATACATTATCATAGATGGTGGTTCAACAGATGACAGTGTAGAGATAATTAAAAAATATGAAAAATATCTTCATTTCTGGTGTAGCGAACCGGACAAGGGACAATATGATGCTATTAACAAAGGATTTACCCATGCTAACGGTGAAATTATGGCTTGGCTGAATAGTGATGATATGTATTTTCCTTGGACATTAAAAACAGTGGGGAGTATCATGTCAGAATTACCAGAAGTGGAATGGTTAACGACCTTTCTACCAGGAACATGGGATTATCAAGGATTTTCCAGAGGTTTTCAACGCATCAGTGGTTATTCAAAAAGTGCTTTTCTTGATGGTTGTTATCTTCCTATTCACAATTATTTTTTAGGATGGATACAACAAGAGTCAACGTTTTGGAGAAGAAGTTTATGGGAAAAAGCAGGAGGTTATATTTCTACAGATCTTGATCTAGCTAGTGATTTTGAATTGTGGTCAAGGTTTTTTTCTCAAGCTGAATTATATGGGACAATTTCGCCGTTAGGTGGATTTAGAAAACAAGCCAATCAAAAAACTTCTCAAATGACTAAATATATGAGTGAAGCAAAAAAATCATTAATAGAATATCAAGAATTATTCCATTGGCGACCAAATAAATTTCTTACCTTTTTACAAGAAAAAAAACTATATCGAATACCTAAGCTAAATAAAATTATTAAAGATAATTATGGTTATGTAGGGAAAAAAGTTATTAGAAAAGATGAAAATTTATCCAGTGGTTATTGGCAAGTTCAAGAATATAAATTTATGTAG
- a CDS encoding family 2 glycosyltransferase, whose translation MLTAKLAVLPAPPENNQGWPWTEETPPVENKMPDGRDWPKITIVTPSYNQGEYLEETIRSVLLQGYPNLEYIIIDGGSTDNSVEIIKKYSPWLAYWVSEKDGGQSNGINKGFQKATGDIIAWLNSDDYYFQGVLSRVAQEINPQKKRFVVTGKVFLSNINTFHGLSPVFSRYNLLFHQQSGMKGLPTVMPPQQGTFWHKEVFTKTGLLDEELNLSMDYDYWLRVMLYGHYKFHFIPQEFAYFRLHSDCKSGQGWGSFAKENMAVFNKHWQNLPSWEKVYAKFYWLSSSYLFMFALKCKNLLSK comes from the coding sequence ATGTTAACCGCCAAATTAGCAGTATTACCCGCACCACCTGAAAATAACCAGGGTTGGCCTTGGACGGAAGAAACTCCTCCAGTAGAGAATAAGATGCCGGATGGTCGTGACTGGCCAAAAATTACTATTGTGACTCCTTCTTATAATCAAGGGGAATACTTAGAGGAAACCATCCGCTCAGTGTTACTTCAAGGTTATCCCAATCTTGAATATATTATCATTGATGGTGGTAGTACCGATAACTCTGTGGAAATTATCAAAAAATATTCCCCATGGTTGGCTTATTGGGTAAGTGAAAAAGATGGAGGTCAAAGTAATGGCATTAACAAAGGTTTTCAAAAAGCAACTGGTGATATAATTGCTTGGCTTAATTCTGATGATTATTATTTTCAGGGAGTATTAAGCAGAGTTGCTCAAGAAATTAATCCTCAGAAAAAACGCTTTGTGGTTACTGGGAAGGTGTTTTTAAGTAATATAAATACTTTTCATGGCTTATCCCCCGTATTTTCCCGTTATAATCTCTTATTCCATCAGCAATCAGGTATGAAAGGATTACCAACGGTTATGCCTCCACAACAAGGAACATTCTGGCATAAAGAAGTTTTTACAAAAACAGGTTTGCTAGATGAAGAACTCAATTTGTCTATGGACTATGATTATTGGTTAAGGGTTATGTTGTATGGTCATTATAAATTTCACTTTATTCCCCAAGAATTTGCCTATTTTCGTTTACATTCTGATTGCAAATCTGGTCAGGGTTGGGGTAGTTTTGCCAAGGAAAATATGGCAGTTTTTAATAAACATTGGCAAAATTTACCTTCATGGGAAAAGGTATACGCCAAATTTTATTGGTTAAGTAGTTCTTATTTATTTATGTTTGCTCTGAAATGTAAAAATTTATTATCAAAATAA
- a CDS encoding Pheophorbide a oxygenase yields the protein MIKSTLEKAKAPVVLPVGGEDENNFNYQEVWYPVFFVEDLDKNIPNSFTLLEEDIVIWWEEKTTQWRVFADKCPHRLAPLTEGRINEEGLLECPYHGWAFSGGGDCEVIPQQQENQRAHTSSRACVRSYPCKIEQDLLFVYAGNANNADKTPIPIVDPLEEDKDKWLVLNTFRDIPYSALTLLENVLDSSHIPYTHHGSVGDRTNVSTVELEIISSNRQGFRGVWQEGPRKGKLGTQYTTFVAPNLMWHDLTSKQFGRTMTVVYATPISKGKCRLFARFPFQFSSKIPQFFIKLTPRWYSHLNQNAILEDDQIFLHYQERYLEKLRGSEKYEKACYLPTKADLYVTEFRQWINKFNAELFPHQTLPPTPAHDVLLERYHSHTENCSSCRQALKYIKKIRQTLLVFSAIIWSLIPLITLKVASISPLIIYSIVTVNLISILLYFYLGKIEQKFYLGQTIAPRNVKK from the coding sequence ATGATAAAATCTACCCTTGAAAAAGCAAAAGCCCCTGTTGTTTTACCCGTGGGGGGTGAAGACGAAAATAATTTTAATTATCAAGAGGTTTGGTATCCTGTTTTTTTTGTGGAGGATTTGGATAAAAATATACCCAATTCTTTTACTCTTTTAGAAGAGGATATTGTGATTTGGTGGGAGGAAAAAACTACTCAATGGCGAGTGTTTGCGGACAAATGCCCCCATCGTTTAGCGCCTTTAACAGAGGGAAGAATTAATGAAGAGGGTTTGTTGGAATGCCCCTATCATGGTTGGGCTTTTTCTGGGGGAGGAGATTGTGAGGTGATACCCCAACAACAGGAAAATCAACGGGCGCATACCTCTTCTCGTGCCTGTGTGAGGTCTTATCCTTGTAAGATTGAGCAGGATTTATTGTTTGTGTATGCTGGTAATGCTAATAATGCGGATAAAACTCCTATACCCATAGTAGATCCTTTGGAGGAAGATAAGGATAAGTGGTTAGTGTTAAATACTTTTCGGGATATTCCTTATTCTGCCCTCACTTTATTGGAGAATGTTTTAGATTCTAGTCATATACCCTACACTCATCATGGTTCTGTAGGCGATCGCACCAACGTTTCTACAGTAGAATTAGAAATTATCAGCAGTAATAGGCAAGGATTTAGAGGAGTATGGCAAGAAGGGCCAAGAAAAGGGAAACTAGGCACCCAATACACTACCTTTGTCGCCCCCAATTTAATGTGGCATGACTTAACCTCCAAACAATTTGGACGCACCATGACGGTGGTTTATGCTACCCCCATTAGTAAAGGAAAATGTCGTTTATTTGCCCGTTTTCCCTTCCAATTTTCCTCTAAAATACCTCAATTTTTTATTAAGTTGACTCCCCGTTGGTATTCCCACCTGAATCAAAATGCGATTCTTGAAGATGATCAAATTTTCCTCCATTACCAAGAGCGATATTTAGAAAAATTAAGAGGTAGTGAAAAGTACGAAAAAGCCTGTTATTTGCCTACCAAAGCTGATTTATATGTAACAGAATTTAGACAGTGGATAAATAAATTTAATGCGGAGTTATTTCCCCATCAAACTTTACCCCCAACTCCTGCCCATGATGTGTTATTGGAGCGTTATCATTCCCACACAGAAAATTGTTCTAGTTGTCGTCAAGCCTTAAAATATATCAAAAAAATACGTCAAACTTTATTAGTTTTTAGCGCCATTATTTGGTCACTAATTCCTTTGATAACCCTTAAAGTCGCTAGTATATCTCCATTAATTATTTATTCTATTGTCACAGTTAATTTAATCAGCATTTTATTATACTTTTACTTAGGAAAAATTGAGCAAAAATTCTATCTAGGACAAACAATAGCTCCAAGAAATGTGAAAAAGTAA
- the mgtE gene encoding magnesium transporter: MSDNIIINKQDSRHELRELLNSQLRLMLDKNNLEGAKSLLIPVQPVDIAEAIGDLPETQKLIAFRLLNKTESIDVYEHLDYNSQESLIQEFKRQEVLDIVDKMSPDDRAKLFDELPAVVVSRILEQLSPEERQTTNLLLGYGEDTAGRMMTPEYIALKEDFTVAQTLEKIRSEARASELIYYMYVTDASRHLLGIVSLRDLVVSSPDDTLDKVLTKDIVYVNTDMDQEEVARLIQRYDFLAVPVVDKELRLVGIVTVDDVIDIIEREATEDIYALGAVQSDGDNSYFKTNLFVVARRRVVWLLVLLLTNTVTGAIIGAQEDILGRVTVLAAFIPLLIGTGGNIGTQSSTVVIRGLSTDKVNDYGPKKIIFREAIAGLILGLILGLLATIWAYFLPQTNQNLMVCVTVGFSLVAIAILASVAGSALPFLFRSFGLDPALMSAPFITTAVDVLGVLIYFTIARILLPF; this comes from the coding sequence GTGAGTGATAATATAATCATTAATAAACAAGATTCTCGTCACGAATTAAGAGAATTACTCAATTCGCAACTAAGATTAATGTTGGATAAAAATAATCTTGAAGGGGCGAAATCGTTACTAATACCCGTGCAACCAGTTGATATTGCCGAAGCTATTGGGGATTTACCTGAAACCCAAAAACTAATCGCCTTTCGGCTTCTCAATAAAACAGAATCTATCGATGTTTATGAGCATTTAGACTACAACAGTCAAGAGTCGTTAATTCAAGAATTTAAGCGTCAAGAAGTCTTAGATATTGTTGATAAAATGTCCCCTGATGACAGGGCGAAACTGTTTGATGAATTACCCGCCGTGGTGGTTAGTAGAATTTTAGAGCAACTTAGCCCAGAGGAAAGACAAACAACTAATTTGCTATTGGGTTATGGGGAAGATACCGCTGGGCGGATGATGACTCCTGAGTATATCGCCCTCAAGGAAGATTTTACTGTGGCACAAACCCTTGAGAAGATTCGCTCGGAGGCTAGGGCTTCGGAGTTGATATATTATATGTATGTGACGGATGCTTCTCGTCATCTCTTGGGCATTGTTTCCCTACGGGATTTGGTAGTAAGTTCCCCTGATGATACCCTTGATAAGGTGCTAACTAAAGACATTGTATATGTTAATACGGATATGGATCAAGAGGAGGTAGCCAGACTGATTCAACGGTATGACTTTTTGGCGGTGCCTGTGGTGGATAAGGAGTTGCGTTTGGTGGGTATCGTCACTGTGGATGATGTGATTGATATTATTGAAAGGGAGGCAACGGAGGATATTTATGCCCTAGGGGCGGTGCAGTCAGATGGAGATAATAGTTATTTTAAAACGAATTTGTTTGTGGTGGCGAGAAGAAGAGTTGTATGGTTGTTGGTGTTATTGTTAACCAATACGGTGACAGGGGCTATCATTGGGGCGCAGGAAGATATACTGGGTAGAGTGACGGTTTTGGCAGCATTTATTCCTCTTTTAATTGGCACGGGGGGAAACATTGGTACTCAATCTTCTACGGTGGTAATTAGGGGGTTAAGCACTGATAAGGTGAATGATTATGGCCCGAAAAAAATTATTTTTAGGGAGGCCATTGCTGGTTTAATATTAGGTTTAATATTAGGTTTATTGGCTACTATTTGGGCTTATTTTTTGCCACAAACAAACCAAAATTTGATGGTATGTGTAACGGTGGGATTTAGTTTAGTGGCGATCGCAATTTTAGCTTCTGTGGCAGGTTCGGCATTACCCTTTTTGTTTCGCTCTTTTGGATTAGATCCTGCTTTGATGTCTGCACCCTTTATTACCACTGCTGTAGATGTTTTGGGGGTGTTGATTTATTTTACTATCGCCCGTATTTTATTACCATTTTAG
- a CDS encoding High-affnity carbon uptake protein Hat/HatR translates to MIFKNFTWWEIGEYISTLILLILLIINNPWQGNFVVIFFVAVILILNIINRKSLEYRNKKRIAAALNIQLKRFSEQIAEVSNRVNILGSKISVNQPPLSSSKMGLSENEVIASLQKDIATINQSVTSMIDYVNKSDLLERVAIIEQKLPYIDASNYSGSAKNDDGIKLPSPEIIHQKLPEYNYDSPPRLAWKCIHVMEAHSQSVTDVSVTFDKKYLVSVSWDQYLKLWSLEDGLEVDAIQGSEQGLLAVSTHQTNYLNHGIATGSLDQDVKIWSLEKKGKKELKFKLEHTLTEHTGSIHGLEIAPENNCLISGSYDQTLKKWDLIKGDLIDSCYDDNGAINAIALNDKIGIMVSGGGDGTISVWEINSNRKLAVLVDNLISLESIAISTSGEYVAAGCANGDIKIWYLPPSIFSLFQEVSPSLQLQGHHGQVMDLAFHPDDQLLYTVGVDGLLKIWYCATGKELGHLKISEDNRIFSLALSDDGEILVAGGVDGTIKIWQQTKTIN, encoded by the coding sequence ATGATTTTTAAGAATTTTACTTGGTGGGAGATTGGGGAATATATTAGCACTCTAATTTTATTAATTTTACTTATTATTAATAATCCTTGGCAGGGTAATTTTGTAGTTATATTTTTCGTTGCAGTTATTCTAATTCTTAATATAATTAATCGTAAATCATTAGAGTACAGAAACAAAAAAAGAATAGCAGCTGCTCTTAATATTCAACTAAAAAGATTCTCAGAACAAATTGCAGAAGTTAGTAATAGAGTTAATATTTTAGGTAGTAAAATATCCGTCAATCAGCCGCCCTTATCTAGTTCAAAAATGGGGTTATCAGAAAATGAAGTAATTGCCTCTTTGCAAAAAGACATCGCCACCATTAATCAGTCGGTGACAAGTATGATTGATTATGTAAATAAAAGTGACTTACTAGAAAGAGTAGCTATCATTGAACAAAAATTACCCTATATCGATGCTTCAAATTATAGTGGTAGTGCAAAAAATGACGATGGCATAAAGTTACCTAGTCCTGAAATTATTCATCAAAAGTTACCAGAATATAATTATGATTCACCTCCTCGACTTGCTTGGAAATGTATTCATGTTATGGAAGCCCATAGTCAATCAGTTACTGATGTAAGTGTCACCTTTGATAAAAAATATTTAGTTAGTGTTTCTTGGGATCAATATTTAAAATTATGGTCTTTGGAAGATGGTTTAGAAGTAGATGCAATTCAAGGCTCTGAACAGGGTTTATTAGCGGTATCGACCCACCAAACTAACTATTTAAATCATGGTATAGCCACAGGAAGTTTAGATCAAGACGTTAAAATTTGGTCTTTGGAAAAAAAGGGAAAAAAAGAATTAAAATTTAAGTTAGAACATACTTTAACCGAGCATACAGGTTCAATTCATGGCTTAGAAATTGCTCCAGAAAATAACTGTTTAATTAGTGGTAGTTATGACCAAACTTTGAAAAAATGGGATTTAATAAAAGGGGATTTAATTGATAGTTGTTATGATGATAATGGGGCTATAAATGCGATCGCCCTTAATGATAAAATCGGTATCATGGTAAGCGGTGGTGGAGATGGTACTATTTCTGTGTGGGAAATCAACAGTAATCGTAAACTAGCGGTTTTGGTGGATAACTTAATATCCTTAGAATCCATCGCCATTAGTACATCAGGGGAATATGTGGCGGCAGGTTGTGCCAATGGAGACATCAAAATTTGGTATCTACCCCCTTCCATTTTTAGCCTTTTCCAAGAAGTTTCCCCCTCCCTCCAACTCCAAGGGCATCATGGGCAAGTGATGGATTTAGCTTTTCATCCCGATGACCAATTATTATATACTGTGGGAGTAGATGGGCTTTTGAAAATTTGGTACTGTGCCACTGGTAAGGAATTAGGACATCTAAAAATTAGCGAAGATAATCGCATTTTTTCCCTTGCCCTCAGTGATGACGGAGAAATTTTGGTGGCAGGAGGAGTTGATGGTACTATCAAAATTTGGCAACAAACTAAAACAATTAACTAG
- a CDS encoding Phosphate regulon transcriptional regulatory protein PhoB (SphR), producing the protein MSKILIVENEQKLTKFLQEGLKYQGYEVMIAEDGLVGLTMARESRPDLIVIDCILPGLSGLEVCRRLRLAGDKVPIILLTAQDEINDRVAGLDAGADDYVLKPFTMEDLLSRLKASLRRSGEEDPDLLHFVDLSLNRRTREIKRGDRTIDLTATEYDLLEYLISNAGEVLTRDQILQRVWGYDFGGDSNIIEVYVRYLRLKLEANKEKRLIQTVRGVGYVLKE; encoded by the coding sequence ATGAGTAAAATATTAATTGTCGAAAATGAGCAGAAACTAACTAAGTTTTTGCAAGAAGGATTAAAGTATCAAGGTTATGAGGTGATGATTGCCGAGGATGGGCTAGTTGGTTTAACCATGGCAAGGGAATCTCGCCCTGACTTGATTGTTATTGATTGCATTTTACCAGGGTTATCAGGGTTAGAAGTTTGTCGCCGTTTACGTTTAGCAGGGGATAAGGTGCCTATTATTCTCTTGACGGCACAGGATGAGATTAACGACAGGGTAGCAGGATTGGACGCAGGGGCGGATGATTATGTATTGAAACCCTTTACCATGGAAGATTTGTTGAGTAGGTTAAAGGCTAGTTTACGACGTAGTGGGGAAGAAGATCCAGATTTATTGCATTTTGTTGACCTTAGCTTAAATCGTCGCACTAGGGAAATTAAAAGGGGCGATCGCACCATAGACTTAACCGCAACGGAGTATGATTTACTAGAGTACCTTATCTCTAATGCAGGGGAGGTTTTAACCCGTGACCAAATTTTGCAGAGGGTATGGGGATATGACTTTGGGGGCGACTCCAACATCATTGAAGTATATGTGCGCTATCTTCGCTTAAAATTAGAAGCCAATAAAGAAAAAAGATTGATTCAAACCGTCAGGGGTGTTGGTTATGTTCTCAAGGAATAG
- the pth1 gene encoding peptidyl-tRNA hydrolase Pth1: MKEEKQKKIVISSLIVGLGNPESKYDKTRHNIGFEIVDYLADKWGFSWQKNSKFNALFCEGIAPHRQKVRLLKPLTYMNRSGQSVRAVIDWYKLSLDDLLIVYDDMDIPLGKIRLRLSGSAGGHNGMKSIISHVGGQKFPRCRIGIGKSEGKKETIGHVLGKFSSSEAPIVQDLMDVTQSAIELSLKDGIEKAMSLYN, from the coding sequence ATGAAAGAAGAAAAACAAAAAAAAATAGTTATTTCTAGCTTAATTGTGGGTTTAGGAAATCCTGAGTCAAAATATGACAAAACTAGACATAATATTGGTTTTGAAATAGTTGATTATTTAGCAGATAAATGGGGTTTTAGTTGGCAAAAAAATAGTAAATTTAACGCTCTTTTTTGTGAAGGTATAGCCCCCCATCGTCAAAAAGTAAGGCTGTTAAAACCGTTAACCTATATGAATCGCTCTGGGCAATCAGTGAGGGCGGTAATTGATTGGTATAAGTTGAGTCTTGATGACCTTTTGATTGTTTATGATGACATGGATATTCCCCTAGGCAAAATCCGATTAAGGCTTTCTGGTTCGGCGGGGGGTCATAATGGCATGAAATCGATTATAAGTCATGTAGGGGGTCAAAAGTTTCCCCGTTGTCGCATCGGCATTGGCAAATCCGAGGGCAAAAAAGAAACTATCGGTCATGTTTTAGGAAAGTTTTCCTCCAGTGAAGCCCCCATTGTACAAGATTTGATGGATGTTACTCAAAGTGCGATCGAGCTTAGTTTAAAAGATGGTATTGAGAAGGCGATGAGTTTGTATAATTAA